The genomic region AAGCGTTCGTGGCCGGAGTGCGTCAGGCCGTGATCGTCGAGCCGGGCGCGCCAGGCGGCCAGCATGCCGGTGGGCACCCGGTACGCCAAGGCGAGGGGCTCACCCGCGCCTCGCACGGCGGGTCCCGCGCCCGGCCACGGGAAGAACGACGTCACGGTGCCGGGTTGTCCCAGCGGACCGCCGAAGTAGAAGTGATAGGTCTGCGGGTCGTCGTAGTTGACGGTGCGCTTGACCAGCCTGAGGCCAAGCAACCTCACGTAGAACTCGATGTTGGCTTGAGGGCGGCCGGCGATGGCCGTGACGTGGTGTAGGCCCGAGGTGGCTAGCGGCATATGGAGGCGAGAGTATCAGGCGGCACCCTGCGTGCGCGCCCTCGCCTGTACCGTCTCACTCATGGAGCTAGCGTGGCCGACGGAGTTCGTGGCGGGCGGCTCGCCCGCGGCCCCGTGGGCGGCGCAGGGTGGCGCCCACGGCGCGGCCACGCTCGTCATGTACTTCAACCTCGAGTGCCCGGGCTGCGTCTCGCGCGGGATCCCCTTCATCAAGCGCGTGGCGGCCGAGTCGGAAGGGCGCGTGCGCACCATGTTGGTGCACACCGCGTACGGGCACCGGACCCTCGATCGGGAGCAGGTCGTGCCCACGCTGCTGCGGTTCGTCACCGACTACGCGCGGGTGGGCATGCCAGTCGCCCTCGACCTGACCGGCGAGCTGGCGCGGGCCTGGGGCGTCGAGGGCACGCCCCACTGGTTCGTGTTCGACGGCGCCGGCCGGTTGCGGCGCTCCCTGTTCGGCTCCCAGGACAACGCCCGGACGCGGCTGGAGTACCTGCTGGAGGAGCTGACGGGCGGCTCGGCGGACGCCCCTACGGGCGGCGACGGCTATTGAAGTCGCAGGCCGCGTTCGGCTAAGATGGCTAGGCTTGACGCACGGAGGCCGGCACGACCGGCGGCGCGGCCGTTCGCGCCACCTCCGAGCGTCCCCACGGCCGCCAAGCGCCGTGGTCACGAGCGCGACCTCGCCGGTCGCCGACCTGGAGACGACGATGAAGTACAACAAAGGCGCCATCATGCGCTCTATCGAGCAACCCTTCGTGCGCACCGACCTCCCAGAGTTC from Trueperaceae bacterium harbors:
- a CDS encoding TlpA family protein disulfide reductase, translating into MYFNLECPGCVSRGIPFIKRVAAESEGRVRTMLVHTAYGHRTLDREQVVPTLLRFVTDYARVGMPVALDLTGELARAWGVEGTPHWFVFDGAGRLRRSLFGSQDNARTRLEYLLEELTGGSADAPTGGDGY